A single Xylella taiwanensis DNA region contains:
- the prpF gene encoding 2-methylaconitate cis-trans isomerase PrpF: MSSLPQCRIPATYLRGGTSKGVFFRLEDLPAACRVPGPARDALLLRVIGSPDPYGKQIDGMGGGISSTSKAVIIAPSTHPNHDVDYLFGQVAIDCAYVDWTGNCGNLSAAVGPFAIAAGVVDAARVPRHGTCSVRIWQANIGKTIVAHVPIVDGHVQEDGDFMMDGVAFPGAEVHLEFLDPADAGEHEVMFPTGHVVDTLEVPGLGQIEVTLINAGIPILCVDAHVLGYTGTEPQEAINGDPEALARLEVLRAYGALRMGLIGHVEDIAQRQHTPKLAFVAPPADYVASSGRRVYATEIDVLVRAMSMGKLHHAMMGTAAVAMGTAAAIPGTVVNRAAGGGMRRVVCFGHPSGTLQVGAEVHQVDGQWCVTNVLMSRSARVLMEGWVRVPAESVQNVA; encoded by the coding sequence ATGTCATCTCTTCCCCAATGTCGTATCCCTGCCACTTATCTGCGTGGTGGCACCAGCAAGGGCGTGTTCTTTCGCTTGGAGGATTTGCCTGCGGCGTGCCGCGTGCCGGGCCCGGCGCGCGATGCGTTGCTGCTGCGGGTGATCGGCAGTCCAGATCCCTATGGCAAGCAGATTGATGGCATGGGAGGGGGCATCTCAAGTACCAGTAAAGCGGTGATCATCGCGCCGAGTACGCATCCTAACCACGATGTGGACTATCTGTTTGGCCAGGTGGCGATTGACTGTGCCTATGTCGATTGGACGGGCAATTGCGGCAATTTGTCCGCGGCGGTGGGGCCATTCGCGATTGCTGCTGGTGTTGTCGATGCGGCGCGGGTGCCACGCCACGGGACCTGCAGTGTGCGGATCTGGCAGGCCAATATCGGTAAGACCATCGTTGCGCATGTGCCGATCGTCGATGGGCACGTGCAGGAGGACGGTGATTTCATGATGGATGGCGTTGCTTTCCCGGGGGCTGAAGTGCACCTAGAGTTTCTCGATCCTGCCGATGCGGGGGAACATGAGGTGATGTTTCCAACCGGGCACGTGGTCGATACATTGGAGGTGCCAGGGCTGGGGCAGATCGAGGTCACCTTGATCAATGCGGGTATTCCGATCCTCTGTGTGGATGCGCATGTTTTGGGCTACACCGGCACGGAGCCGCAGGAGGCGATCAACGGTGATCCAGAAGCGTTGGCACGTCTGGAGGTTTTACGTGCCTACGGCGCGTTGCGTATGGGATTGATCGGGCATGTGGAAGACATTGCCCAGCGGCAGCACACCCCTAAACTTGCTTTTGTTGCCCCGCCGGCGGACTACGTCGCGTCGAGTGGCCGACGGGTGTATGCCACAGAGATTGATGTGCTGGTCCGGGCGATGTCGATGGGCAAATTGCATCACGCAATGATGGGCACTGCCGCCGTGGCGATGGGGACGGCGGCGGCCATCCCCGGCACTGTCGTCAATCGTGCGGCGGGCGGCGGTATGCGCCGTGTGGTGTGTTTCGGCCATCCGTCCGGTACGTTGCAGGTGGGCGCTGAGGTACACCAGGTGGACGGGCAATGGTGTGTGACCAACGTGCTGATGAGCCGTAGTGCGCGGGTGCTGATGGAAGGTTGGGTGCGGGTGCCGGCAGAGAGTGTGCAGAACGTCGCTTGA